One Megalopta genalis isolate 19385.01 chromosome 5, iyMegGena1_principal, whole genome shotgun sequence DNA window includes the following coding sequences:
- the LOC117228254 gene encoding COP9 signalosome complex subunit 5-like isoform X1, whose translation MKEERSKSIRQKSCIWQKFVNMASTSSEQNNIAQKTWEMSNNIEMISTVDEIYRYDRKEQQDILAAKPWEKDPHFFKDIKISALALLKMVMHARSGGTLEVMGLLLGKVAANTMIVMDSFALPVEGTETRVNAQAQAYEYMSAYVEAAKQVGRQENAIGWYHSHPGYGCWLSGIDVSTQMLNQNFQEPFVAIVIDPVRTISAGKVCLGAFRTYPKGYKPANEEPSEYQTIPLNKIEDFGVHCKQYYSLEVSYFKSSLDRRLLDSLWNKYWVNTLSSSSLLTNADYTTGQIFDLSDKLEQSEVALGRGFILGGTDPHDRCSVEKLIKATRDSCKTTIEIIHGLMAQIIKDRLFNQVGCKNTADVQQQQQ comes from the exons ATGAAAGAGGAAAGGAGTAAGAGTATTCG CCAAAAATCTTGTATCTGGCAGAAGTTTGTTAACATGGCCAGTACCTCTTCAGAGCAAAATAATATCGCACAAAAAACATGGGAAATGTCAAATAATATTGAAATGATCAGCACTGTTGATGAAATTTATAGATATGATCGGAAAGAGCAACAGGACATATTGGCTGCAAAGCCTTGGGAAAAGGA CCCACACTTCtttaaagatataaaaatttcTGCGTTGGCATTATTAAAAATGGTTATGCATGCTCGTTCTGGTGGCACTTTGGAAGTGATGGGTCTTCTTCTTGGAAAAGTAGCAGCAAATACAATGATTGTTATGGATTCTTTTGCATTACCTGTGGAAGGAACAGAAACAAGAGTTAATGCTCAAGCCCAAGCTTATGAATATATGTCCGCTTATGTAGAAGCTGCTAAGCAG GTTGGAAGACAAGAGAATGCAATTGGATGGTATCATAGTCATCCTGGATATGGTTGTTGGTTATCAGGTATCGATGTATCTACTCAGATGCTCAATCAAAATTTTCAAGAACCTTTTGTTGCTATTGTTATCGATCCTGTGAGGACAATATCTGCTGGAAAAGTTTGTTTGGGTGCATTTCGAACTTATCCAAAG GGATATAAGCCAGCAAATGAAGAACCATCGGAATATCAAACAATTCCATTAAACAAAATCGAAGATTTTGGAGTTCATTGCAAACAATATTATTCATTAGAAGTGTCTTACTTTAAATCATCATTAGATAGGCGATTATTAGATTCTTTGTGGAATAAATATTGGGTGAACACATTAAGTTCTTCCAGCCTTTTAACAAATGCGGACTACACAACGGGACAAATATTTGATTTATCGGACAAATTAGAACAGTCAGAAGTTGCACTTGGAAGAGGATTTATTTTAGGTGGAACGGATCCCCATGATCGATGTTCGGTAGAAAAACTAATTAAAGCAACAAGAGACAGTTGTAAGACAACAATTGAAATTATCCATGGTTTAATGGCACAAATAATTAAAGACAGATTATTCAATCAAGTTGGTTGTAAGAATACTGCTGATgttcaacagcaacaacagtgA
- the LOC117228254 gene encoding COP9 signalosome complex subunit 5-like isoform X2: MASTSSEQNNIAQKTWEMSNNIEMISTVDEIYRYDRKEQQDILAAKPWEKDPHFFKDIKISALALLKMVMHARSGGTLEVMGLLLGKVAANTMIVMDSFALPVEGTETRVNAQAQAYEYMSAYVEAAKQVGRQENAIGWYHSHPGYGCWLSGIDVSTQMLNQNFQEPFVAIVIDPVRTISAGKVCLGAFRTYPKGYKPANEEPSEYQTIPLNKIEDFGVHCKQYYSLEVSYFKSSLDRRLLDSLWNKYWVNTLSSSSLLTNADYTTGQIFDLSDKLEQSEVALGRGFILGGTDPHDRCSVEKLIKATRDSCKTTIEIIHGLMAQIIKDRLFNQVGCKNTADVQQQQQ; the protein is encoded by the exons ATGGCCAGTACCTCTTCAGAGCAAAATAATATCGCACAAAAAACATGGGAAATGTCAAATAATATTGAAATGATCAGCACTGTTGATGAAATTTATAGATATGATCGGAAAGAGCAACAGGACATATTGGCTGCAAAGCCTTGGGAAAAGGA CCCACACTTCtttaaagatataaaaatttcTGCGTTGGCATTATTAAAAATGGTTATGCATGCTCGTTCTGGTGGCACTTTGGAAGTGATGGGTCTTCTTCTTGGAAAAGTAGCAGCAAATACAATGATTGTTATGGATTCTTTTGCATTACCTGTGGAAGGAACAGAAACAAGAGTTAATGCTCAAGCCCAAGCTTATGAATATATGTCCGCTTATGTAGAAGCTGCTAAGCAG GTTGGAAGACAAGAGAATGCAATTGGATGGTATCATAGTCATCCTGGATATGGTTGTTGGTTATCAGGTATCGATGTATCTACTCAGATGCTCAATCAAAATTTTCAAGAACCTTTTGTTGCTATTGTTATCGATCCTGTGAGGACAATATCTGCTGGAAAAGTTTGTTTGGGTGCATTTCGAACTTATCCAAAG GGATATAAGCCAGCAAATGAAGAACCATCGGAATATCAAACAATTCCATTAAACAAAATCGAAGATTTTGGAGTTCATTGCAAACAATATTATTCATTAGAAGTGTCTTACTTTAAATCATCATTAGATAGGCGATTATTAGATTCTTTGTGGAATAAATATTGGGTGAACACATTAAGTTCTTCCAGCCTTTTAACAAATGCGGACTACACAACGGGACAAATATTTGATTTATCGGACAAATTAGAACAGTCAGAAGTTGCACTTGGAAGAGGATTTATTTTAGGTGGAACGGATCCCCATGATCGATGTTCGGTAGAAAAACTAATTAAAGCAACAAGAGACAGTTGTAAGACAACAATTGAAATTATCCATGGTTTAATGGCACAAATAATTAAAGACAGATTATTCAATCAAGTTGGTTGTAAGAATACTGCTGATgttcaacagcaacaacagtgA